The genomic interval AACTCTAAAATATTAGAATGATGCACCAATCTATCTATAGCAGCTGCTGTTGTCATTTTATCTTTAAATATCTGATCCCAGTTAGCAAATGATAGATTGCTAGTTATCATTACACTGCGCATTTCGTATCGAGCTGATAGCAGAGTAAAAAGAACATCTGTTTCTTCCCTGTTACAGGGAATATACGAGATGTCATCAATTATTAGCATCGCAAAATAATCTAGCTTTTTAATAAACGTATTAAGCTTTAATTCTACTTTCGCTTTTAATAAATCTTGAAGTAATTGAGCTGCTGTTGTGTAATACACTCTTCTACCTTGCATACACCATTCTTGCGCCAAAGCTATTGCTAAATGAGTTTTACCAGTGCCAGGGTTACCAAAGATTAAAATATTTTCGCATCTATCCATAAACTCGCCTGTTGCAAGCTGCTTTATTTTTATTGGCGACAATCCCTCTATGTGCTTATATTCAAATGATTGAAGCGTTTTGGTTCTTGGTAACTTAGCTTTGCCTAGCAAATATTCTATACGCTTATGATATCTGTGCTCTATTTCTAAGCTAACCAATTCACGCAAGAATTCAACATGGTCTTTTTTGTCAAACACGCATTGTTTTGCCGTTTCAATATAATTGTTCGCGAACGAACTTAAGCATAACTGCCGAAGATGTTTTTCTAAGTTTTCAGTAGTAATGTTTGTCATACAGCCATCCCGCTTAATAATTGATCATAAACTTTAAGCTGCGGTTGATTTATTTTTATAATTGGAATCGTAACTGGGAGATCCAATAACGATTTAATTTTTTCTGGTAGTGGCACGACATTTTGTTCAAGCAGCAATTCTAGGCCAACTGAGACATGTTGCTCTCCATTCATCTTTGCTAATTGCAATACCTCTAAATATTGTTTTGTGCCACAAGTTTTAGAATTAGAAATAAGAGCGTCATATGCTCTACGAAAGCATAACCTAGGGAACAATGCCTCTCGGTATTGGTAGTTGGCAAAGGCTCCTGGCTTGCGTATTAAACTATCAATAATGTGCCGATAGTCTATGCCATCAGTACCTTTATGTTTTGGCATTTCTTGTAAACAACTCTGGCCATAATATAATTTTATTTTGTCATAAAAAATATGTGCCATTAACACAAAGCTTATCAATCTGCTTGGAACAGAATATGGTACAGAATCTATTTGTACTGTACTTGATGGGCTCACTCTAACAGGTAATATCCTTGGCATGCTCCATTTATCGTTTGGCAGATCTTTTAATTTTGGCATCTCTAATGCCAGCTCTTCTTTCCTCAACAAATTTCTTCTAACTTCTATTTGTAGTAAAAATTCTTTGTACTCATTAAGAGATTTAAAATCTCTACTGCTTCTTAGCATCAACTGTTGGTCCACATCAACTTTAAACAAGTCATTACTTTTTTCTATTGATCCGTTTTCTTGGCTTTCTCCGGGATTATTGCGACTTGGCACAACGCCATAATGCTTCATTACCTTTGACCATTTCTC from Candidatus Babeliaceae bacterium carries:
- the istB gene encoding IS21-like element helper ATPase IstB, encoding MTNITTENLEKHLRQLCLSSFANNYIETAKQCVFDKKDHVEFLRELVSLEIEHRYHKRIEYLLGKAKLPRTKTLQSFEYKHIEGLSPIKIKQLATGEFMDRCENILIFGNPGTGKTHLAIALAQEWCMQGRRVYYTTAAQLLQDLLKAKVELKLNTFIKKLDYFAMLIIDDISYIPCNREETDVLFTLLSARYEMRSVMITSNLSFANWDQIFKDKMTTAAAIDRLVHHSNILELNAESYRVSTAKKSKKNAEQE
- the istA gene encoding IS21 family transposase, which gives rise to MKHINILTQEQAADKAAMDVKTARKYLKNKKLPSEFKKTHDWQNKPDVFADTWQEIEGLLNNSPGLQAKTIFTYLQNKYQGYFKRSHLRTLQRRFKKWRAISGKNKDVIFCQNHVPGAQSQSDYTNMNDLKITINGEHFKHLLFHFVLVFSRWEKVSVCYEESFASLSEGYENAVWSLGKVAFDHRTDNLTAATKKSGSSRDFTEKWSKVMKHYGVVPSRNNPGESQENGSIEKSNDLFKVDVDQQLMLRSSRDFKSLNEYKEFLLQIEVRRNLLRKEELALEMPKLKDLPNDKWSMPRILPVRVSPSSTVQIDSVPYSVPSRLISFVLMAHIFYDKIKLYYGQSCLQEMPKHKGTDGIDYRHIIDSLIRKPGAFANYQYREALFPRLCFRRAYDALISNSKTCGTKQYLEVLQLAKMNGEQHVSVGLELLLEQNVVPLPEKIKSLLDLPVTIPIIKINQPQLKVYDQLLSGMAV